One genomic window of Stigmatopora nigra isolate UIUO_SnigA chromosome 13, RoL_Snig_1.1, whole genome shotgun sequence includes the following:
- the pld4 gene encoding 5'-3' exonuclease PLD4, with protein sequence MHLVYERMRIFKFLQPGHSCVSDKKESICLTSVVLLAFMTIIGILLAFAVLQRPQASHQDPPSIDQCRMAIVESIPQHVEYKGNVTFGLPLEKAWKELLSMATESLQVVSFYWTLTGEDININSSSDRPGRAILDQLQSLPSRNVSVQVVTSCPTIRTNSTDLKKLRQKGVAVREVNFGRLTNGVLHAKFWIVDGRHVFIGSANMDWRALTQVKELGMLIYNCSSLAKDLQKIFLSYWVMGESNSSLPEKWPSTFDTVINKEHPLLVEEDNITSRIYMAASPPSFCPKSRTLDLEAIVSIISEAQKFIDVAVMEYSPIIRFQYPKRYWPTIDNAIRAAAFDKCVAVRILVSCWHNSYSTMLPFLRSLASLNSYKDHINIKIKFYILPPGNETEIPFSRVNHNKYMVTDKVAYIGTSNWDGDYFSTTAGVGLVISQNSPHPIRKSKSVQQQLRAVFDRDWSSEFAVQLADIKKYPHCALSP encoded by the exons AT GCATCTTGTGTATGAAAGGATGAGAATCTTCAAGTTCCTTCAGCCTGGTCACAGTTGCGTTTCTGACAAAAAG GAGTCAATCTGCTTAACTTCAGTTGTCCTTTTGGCATTCATGACCATCATTGGGATTTTGCTGGCTTTTGCTGTGCTGCAAAGACCCCAGGCTTCCCACCAGGATCCTCCCTCCATAGATCAGTGCAG AATGGCTATTGTGGAAAGTATTCCTCAACATGTGGAATATAAAGGCAACGTAACCTTTGGGCTCCCTTTGGAGAAAGCTTGGAAGGAGCTTCTCTCCATGGCAACGGAAAGCCTCCAAGTGGTCTCGTTTTACTGGACACTGACCGGGGAGGACATTAATATCAACTCATCCTCCGATAGACCC ggACGTGCCATCCTGGACCAACTTCAATCGCTTCCCTCCAGAAACGTCTCAGTCCAAGTGGTGACCAGCTGTCCGACCATCAGAACCAACTCCACCGATTTAAAGAAGCTCAGGCAGAAAG GGGTTGCCGTACGCGAGGTGAACTTTGGTCGCCTGACCAATGGCGTCCTTCACGCCAAGTTCTGGATCGTGGATGGCCGCCATGTTTTCATAGGAAGCGCCAATATGGACTGGAGGGCCCTGACACAG gtgaaGGAATTGGGCATGCTTATCTACAACTGCTCCAGTCTTGCAAAAGACCTCCAAAAGATCTTCCTGTCTTACTGGGTGATGGGAGAGTCTAACAGTTCCCTACCTGAAAAGTGGCCTTCCACCTTTGACACAGTCATCAATAAAGAGCATCCCCTATTGGTGGAGGAGGATAACATCACCAGCAGAATTTACATGGCA GCTTCTCCACCATCCTTCTGCCCCAAATCACGCACTCTGGACTTGGAGGCCATTGTTTCTATCATCTCAGAAGCGCAAAAATTCATTGATGTCGCTGTCATGGAGTATTCACCTATCATACGCTTTCAGTACCCAAAAAG ATACTGGCCCACTATCGACAACGCCATCCGGGCAGCAGCGTTCGATAAATGTGTGGCCGTCCGGATCCTTGTCAGTTGCTGGCACAACTCCTATTCCACAATGCTACCCTTCCTCCGCTCCCTGGCCTCCTTGAACAGCTACAAGGATCACATCAACATTAAAATA AAGTTCTACATTTTACCTCCCGGAAATGAGACGGAAATTCCATTTAGTCGAGTCAACCACAACAAATACATGGTTACTGACAAAGTGGCCTATATCG GCACGTCCAACTGGGACGGGGACTATTTTTCCACCACGGCCGGAGTGGGTCTAGTCATTTCCCAGAATTCCCCTCACCCAATACGGAAGAGCAAGTCTGTACAGCAGCAGCTCAGGGCCGTGTTTGACAGGGACTGGTCCTCGGAGTTTGCCGTGCAGCTCGCCGACATCAAAAAATACCCTCACTGTGCACTATCGCCATAA
- the cep170ba gene encoding centrosomal protein of 170 kDa protein B — translation MSVTSWFLVSSLGTRHRLPREMIFVGRDDCELMLQSRSVDKQHAVINYDPNTDEHMVKDLGSLNGTFVNDLRIPDQTYITLKLSDVIRFGYDAHVYILEKSQHKVPEEALKHEKYTSQLQLGLKALDGRTKEKQQVQSPEKSKQALSHTKLPHKGERKALSLTASTDAPISKTTPLYGQPSWWGEDEDSATKIQKRSGKPTDLQTPDSARDISRYELADSLSDNQGKSIFSYQHEPSYFEIPTKEIQQRPPKKTESQLHEVPTKDTQDPSERIPSTPTPPVVQSHASFTIEFDDCTPGKMKIKDHVTKFSYRQPRKPTSGQDATAPTEVLSAESKVADWLVQSTANLTRRRSQGENIYHDPSLQKTTKGNHYENSTDLGSEDLAINEQAFLHSQAVIDPQTSSQPQRVSSAELEQPSSYSPPQSQSGTGKSDPHRAFTIEFYDDHSDSLRRKCSQATPSEHSHLRGHLEKVRKSPNPPGEKEVQSLACRTPPSQRYTIPLKGPSSISSQRGGSLRREKTEERINTGFSSRSASAISTRPFSSVGRRSKLAKEFTAEWLKQTSSNEEKKPYSPPTKPKSQTSATSRPDVILTKPPQDEYLIHPKTSSPIQQPVSHPGPKTPLLCPSEEFRRTRVGSRNSEEDTLSDAGTYTIDADLSDKELEEARKRIDKVFGVVENPQPENRSQAETSAAFRPVIVEGREQQDRHASSGEVRPSVSGVKVQMQGAPKWMSCWASLVDVDSGPSTGQFNMLSQMELSGGARSAITTPRSQDHNSVDSEKPIEKPEIRVPSIRNQHDLGSTFEVESGDSHDGIHRLSVPDDVEPDSLSDASKSDDGSVVERRKRTNEDEVQRSDKSKGFYIDSEDEAPRLECENSDPIDQTIEKKKRSPKTFSTATLTKRRGNHETGKVRPSMSAPILVQETEYSECKNSSKSSLIRQESFTKEKPSNPRLPDISSHAVPEADLFQPFSGQDTHSYLKDTEEVLAVLEAKLQAGQSETTPSPVPDSLSGESDVDSSSTLSQQSGRARSDPRAENLPTSGLQRETSLSSRYAKPPSSVSSHQRMAKNEPVGRVVGLRRSVGKRGSADLSDDPQTQKYTTPLQQEDTKSSKAHQALSRVHSFSAPRPTRASMLRRARLGDASDNEAAETERHSQEATGVPAKENNKKLSRWDMLAMPRRRTSSFHASSDTENSGASQWAGKSSAIPNRNAESGSKAFGSGTKPGLKPSLTKTPITRGRSSSAKYASSTASSRRRQKGSGYASTSDEEYDSNRSVPKNKRSQPSSASHSPQRPPRPHPVVPVHPKARDRNTEEENPEGSNGWSTHSAEIARLSQDLAKDLAILAREIHDVTGEGEVENLTVKSSVPVSAVTSHEKLVERIPEMGLNYRRVPPNCSAAESYTDSTEQDLNCLQLDNREEVAMEDLALNPLSQVIVAIKENTEQLSDKIKLLFHDRMDVWEQIEADVDLDSVGSVGSASKKDIAILKELRRVQRQLEVINTVMEPSWQPDPRSSGPEVARSLTRSAASRDWRTVHSAAKRGGGRRPGESVRRAAVTPEDLREGRLV, via the exons ATGAGCGTGACGTCATGGTTTCTGGTCAGCAGCCTGGGTACCCGTCACCGTTTGCCACGAGAGATGATCTTTGTTGGCCGGGATGACTGCGAACTCATgctgcag TCCCGAAGCGTGGATAAACAACACGCTGTGATCAACTATGACCCAAACACAGATGAGCACATGGTGAAGGATCTCGGGAGCTTAAATGGG ACATTTGTGAATGACCTCAGAATTCCGGACCAGACATACATCACCCTCAAACTTTCAGATGTCATTCGCTTTGGTTATG ATGCTCATGTTTATATCCTGGAAAAGAGTCAACACAAAGTGCCTGAAGAAGCACTAAAA CACGAAAAGTACACCAGCCAATTGCAACTCGGTCTCAAAGCCTTGGACGGCCGGACGAAGGAAAAGCAGCAAGTTCAGAGCCCGGAGAAGAGCAAACAAGCCCTTTCCCACACGAAGCTGCCACACAAGGGTGAGCGAAAAGCCCTTTCACTTACAG CTTCTACAGATGCACCCATATCCAAGACAACTCCTCTTTATGGCCAACCCTCATGGTGGGGAGAAGATGAGGATTCAGCCACGAAAATCCAGAAGCGAAGCGGAAAACCCACCGATCTACAGACTCCAG ATTCCGCCAGAGATATTTCCAGATATGAGCTGGCTGATTCTTTGTCCGACAACCAGGGCAAATCCATCTTTTCCTACCAACACGAGCCCAGCTACTTCGAGATCCCCACAAAGGAGATCCAGCAGCGGCCTCCTAAAAAAACAGAGTCTCAACTTCACGAAGTTCCCACCAAGGACACTCAAGATCCCTCCGAGCGCATACCATCCACCCCCACGCCGCCGGTGGTCCAAAGCCATGCCTCCTTCACCATAGAATTCGACGACTGCACCCcgggaaaaatgaaaatcaaggACCACGTGACCAAGTTCTCATACCGTCAGCCACGTAAGCCTACATCTGGCCAGGATGCCACCGCCCCCACTGAAGTGCTGTCGGCAGAAAGTAAGGTCGCCGACTGGCTCGTCCAAAGTACTGCAAACTTGACGAGGAGAAGGTCACAGGGTGAAAACATCTACCATGATCCTTCACTTCAGAAGACCACCAAGGGTAA CCATTATGAAAATAGCACCGACCTTGGATCTGAAGATCTTGCCATCAACGAACAGGCTTTTTTACATTCACAAGCTGTAATTGACCCCCAGACTTCATCTCAGCCCCAGAGAGTCTCCTCAGCAGAACTAGAGCAGCCTTCCTCCTACTCTCCTCCCCAATCCCAGTCCGGCACCGGCAAATCAGATCCTCACCGAGCTTTTACCATAGAATTCTACGATGACCACTCCGATAGCCTCAGAAGGAAATGTTCCCAAGCCACCCCGTCGGAGCATTCCCACCTCAGAGGCCATCTGGAAAAGGTCAGAAAAAGCCCTAATCCACCTGGCGAGAAAGAAGTCCAGTCTTTAGCCTGTCGAACCCCTCCATCCCAACGCTACACGATTCCCCTCAAAGGCCCTAGTTCCATAAGTTCTCAAAGAGGCGGTTCATTACGACGGGAAAAGACCGAGGAACGGATAAACACTGGTTTTTCATCACGGTCGGCGTCCGCCATTTCCACCAGGCCTTTTAGCAGCGTGGGTCGAAGATCCAAACTAGCAAAGGAATTTACTGCCGAATGGCTCAAACAGACATCATCCAACGAGGAGAAGAAACCTTACAGCCCGCCAACAAAACCTAAAAGCCAAACGTCGGCAACCTCCCGGCCCGATGTGATTCTGACCAAGCCTCCCCAAGATGAGTATCTCATCCATCCCAAGACGTCGTCTCCTATCCAACAACCCGTTTCCCACCCGGGACCCAAGACGCCACTCTTGTGTCCTAGTGAAGAGTTCAGGCGTACCCGTGTAGGCTCCCGAAATTCAGAAGAGGATACTTTGAGTGACGCAGGAACCTACACCATTGATGCCGATTTGTCCGATAAGGAGCTGGAAGAGGCACGTAAAAGAATTGATAAG GTGTTTGGTGTTGTTGAGAATCCACAGCCAGAGAACCGCAGTCAAGCAGAAACATCAGCTGCTTTTAGGCCTGTTATTGTTGAGGGAAGGGAGCAACAGGATAGGCATGCTAGCAGTGGGGAGGTGAGGCCCAGTGTAAGTGGGGTCAAG GTTCAGATGCAGGGAGCTCCAAAATGGATGTCTTGCTGGGCAAGTTTGGTAGACGTGGATTCTGGCCCTTCTACTGGACAATTTAATATGTTATCCCAGATGGAGCTGTCAGGAGGTG CACGGAGCGCAATCACAACTCCACGCAGTCAAGATCACAATAGTGTGGACTCAGAAAAGCCAATAGAAAAGCCTGAGATTCGAGTTCCCAGCATTCGCAATCAACACGATCTAGGTTCAACATTTGAGGTCGAGAGTGGCGACTCTCACGACGGCATCCATAGGTTATCCGTGCCAGATGACGTGGAGCCCGACAGCCTGAGCGACGCCAGCAAATCTGACGACGGATCCGTAGTAGAACGCCGAAAGAGAACCAATGAGGACGAGGTCCAACGGTCTGACAAATCTAAAGGGTTCTACATTGATTCTGAAGATGAAGCCCCACGACTAGAATGCGAGAATTCCGACCCTATCGACCAGactattgaaaagaaaaaacggTCTCCCAAAACCTTCTCAACCGCCACATTGACCAAGCGGCGAGGGAATCATGAAACGGGCAAAGTCCGACCTAGTATGTCTGCTCCTATCCTAGTCCAGGAAACGGAGTACTCCGAGTGTAAGAACAGTTCCAAGTCCTCTCTGATCAGACAAGAGAGCTTCACCAAGGAGAAGCCAAGCAACCCTAGACTGCCCGATATCTCTTCCCACGCGGTCCCTGAAGCCGATTTATTCCAGCCATTCAGTGGCCAAGACACTCATTCTTACCTCAAAGACACAGAAGAAGTTTTAGCCGTTCTGGAGGCCAAGCTTCAAGCGGGTCAATCAGAAACCACCCCATCTCCCGTACCGGACTCCCTATCCGGGGAATCAGACGTGGATTCCTCCAGTACGCTCAGCCAACAGAGCGGTCGTGCCAGGTCCGACCCCCGAGCGGAAAATCTCCCAACCAGTGGTCTACAAAGAGAGACATCTTTATCGAGCCGGTACGCTAAACCGCCATCTTCTGTTTCGAGCCATCAACGGATGGCAAAAAACGAGCCCGTGGGGAGAGTGGTCGGGCTGAGGCGTAGCGTCGGGAAACGTGGATCCGCCGATCTGAGCGACGACCCTCAGACTCAGAAATACACTACGCCGCTCCAGCAAGAAGATACCAAGAGTTCCAAGGCGCATCAAGCCCTAAGTCGCGTCCACAGCTTTTCGGCGCCGAGACCCACCCGGGCGTCCATGCTCCGGCGAGCACGCCTCGGGGACGCCTCCGATAATGAGGCCGCAGAGACGGAAAGGCACTCCCAGGAGGCGACTGGAGTCCCGGCTAAggagaacaacaaaaaactatccAGGTGGGACATGCTGGCTATGCCTCGCCGGCGGACCAGTTCCTTTCACGCATCTAGCGACACGGAGAATTCCGGCGCCTCGCAGTGGGCGGGAAAGAGCTCCGCCATTCCGAACCGGAATGCCGAGTCTGGAAGCAAGGCTTTTGGTTCTGGGACCAAACCTGGCCTTAAACCATCCCTGACAAAAACACCCATCACTCGGGGGCGCTCCAGCAGTGCCAAATATGCCAGCAGTACAGCAA GCTCCCGGAGAAGACAGAAAGGTTCTGGCTATGCCTCCACATCCGACGAGGAGTACGACTCCAATCGAAGCGTCCCTAAAAACAAACGCTCACAACCTTCCTCAGCCTCCCACAGTCCGCAGCGTCCCCCTCGGCCTCACCCGGTGGTCCCGGTGCACCCCAAAGCCCGTGACAGAAATACCGAAGAGGAGAACCCCGAGGGATCCAATGGCTGGTCCACCCACAGTGCCGAGATTGCACG CTTGAGTCAAGACTTGGCTAAAGATCTGGCCATCTTGGCCCGAGAGATTCATGACGTGACTGGAGAGGGTGAAGTGGAGAATTTGACGGTGAAGAGTAGCGTACCTGTTTCTGCGGTGACATCTCAtgaaaag CTTGTCGAGCGTATACCAGAGATGGGATTGAACTATCGGAGAGTCCCACCAAATTGTTCCGCAGCGGAATCTTACACGGACTCAACTGAGCAAGATCTGAACTGTCTCCAACTTGACAACAGAGAGGAG GTCGCCATGGAGGACTTGGCGCTCAATCCACTGTCTCAAGTCATCGTGGCTATTAAAGAGAACACGGAGCAGCTTTCTGATAAAATCAA ACTGCTGTTTCATGACAGAATGGATGTTTGGGAACAAATCGAGGCAGATGTTGATTTGGACAGTGTTGGATCTGTTGGGTCAGCATCCAAAAAG GACATTGCAATTTTGAAAGAACTGAGAAGAGTCCAAAGACAACTTGAGG TCATCAATACTGTGATGGAGCCCAGTTGGCAGCCGGACCCTCGGTCCTCTGGGCCTGAGGTGGCTCGCTCATTAACCAGAAGCGCCGCTTCACGGGACTGGAGAACGGTCCACTCGGCGGCCAAGAGAGGCGGCGGACGAAGGCCCGGCGAGAGCGTGAGGAGGGCCGCCGTCACGCCCGAAGATCTCCGGGAGGGACGCTTGGTTTGA
- the LOC144206714 gene encoding signal recognition particle 14 kDa protein-like, whose amino-acid sequence MVLLENDSFLTELTRLFQKCRSSGSVVITLKKYDGRTKPVPRKGHLDSFEPTDNKCLLRASDGKKKISTVITTKEVIKFQMAYSNLLRAHIDGLKKKDKKSKSKKTKATQ is encoded by the exons ATGGTGCTGCTTGAAAACGATTCG TTTCTCACAGAACTGACCCGTTTGTTCCAGAAGTGCAGATCTTCCGGCAGTGTTGTCATCACATTAAAAAAGT ATGACGGCAGGACGAAGCCAGTGCCCAGAAAAGGCCACTTGGACTCCTTCGAGCCCACAGACAATAAATGTCTTCTAAGGGCCTCCGATGGCAAGAAGAAAATTAGCACAGTG ATCACCACCAAAGAAGTCATCAAATTCCAAATG GCTTACTCCAACCTCCTGCGAGCGCACATCGACGGCTTGAAGAAGAAAGACAAGAAGAGCAAAAGCAAGAAGACCAAAGCCACTCAGTGA
- the insm2 gene encoding insulinoma-associated protein 2: MPRGFLVKRTRRGSASHRPRNSKPLAQWHDGQSRCGETEPVKENHVWGVPSPDVAPPPAPREDSVGVTEVWNLHVESAVEAEEADRRAQLPDPEVDMTTPAGEDFSCFLSPPHPSVQARAEVEKKALLTQTCLSSSPETQLPFLVSSTRTSTRVTSPDARFSSYGPLPKYESDMATLFPPLVNPGHHAGGRKRSPPDSNKHNRVKAKVNRKLTFEDEVTTSPVLGLRIKKEGPEATRRQPRDKSSSGSQPLGEFICQLCKEEYADPLSLAQHKCSRIVRVEYRCPECDKVFSCPANLASHRRWHKPRPTGGQSPSVKQLEADGRETESLRGVNRHRAARDNNATSDSSSPLYPPDSGPPPGLFVFNAGPYEALEFGHEEEEEAELYDCRYCGKQFRRQAYLRKHTAAHEMATSSRQVAFVCHLCGARFPSADVRDKHRVWHAMRDELLGRDGGGCGFAAEGYGVNREREQQLFACKLCSAAFLSSPGLARHVSKSHPGENMHVIMHMAVTN, from the coding sequence ATGCCTCGAGGATTCCTGGTAAAAAGGACCAGGCGAGGCTCCGCGTCACATCGACCGCGCAACAGCAAGCCACTCGCCCAGTGGCACGATGGCCAGAGCCGCTGCGGGGAGACTGAGCCCGTCAAGGAAAACCACGTGTGGGGCGTCCCGAGCCCCGACGTGGCACCCCCGCCGGCCCCTCGCGAGGACTCCGTGGGTGTCACCGAAGTGTGGAATCTCCACGTGGAGTCCGCCGTAGAGGCAGAGGAGGCGGACCGACGGGCGCAGTTGCCGGACCCCGAAGTCGACATGACCACCCCCGCGGGGGAGGACTTCTCCTGCTTCCTCTCCCCTCCGCATCCCTCAGTACAAGCCCGTGCCGAGGTGGAAAAGAAAGCGCTACTCACACAAACGTGCTTGTCCTCGTCCCCGGAGACACAATTGCCGTTTTTGGTGAGTTCGACACGGACGTCAACGCGAGTGACGTCCCCCGACGCCCGCTTTTCGTCTTACGGTCCTCTTCCGAAATACGAGTCCGACATGGCGACCTTGTTCCCCCCGCTTGTTAACCCCGGGCATCATGCAGGTGGAAGAAAACGTTCTCCCCCGGATTCGAACAAACACAACCGGGTCAAAGCCAAAGTAAACAGGAAGCTTACCTTCGAGGACGAAGTGACCACCTCTCCGGTTTTAGGTCTGCGCATCAAGAAGGAAGGTCCAGAAGCGACGAGGCGACAACCCCGCGACAAGTCGTCGTCTGGAAGTCAGCCGTTGGGGGAATTCATCTGCCAACTTTGCAAGGAGGAGTACGCCGACCCGCTCTCTCTGGCCCAGCACAAGTGCTCCCGCATCGTGAGGGTGGAGTACCGCTGCCCCGAATGCGACAAAGTCTTCAGCTGCCCCGCTAACCTGGCTTCGCACCGCCGTTGGCACAAGCCCCGTCCGACCGGAGGTCAGTCTCCCTCGGTGAAGCAACTCGAGGCGGACGGGAGGGAGACGGAGTCGCTGCGTGGGGTCAACCGGCACCGGGCGGCGCGGGACAACAACGCTACCTCGGACTCCTCTTCGCCTCTTTACCCGCCGGACAGCGGCCCCCCACCGGGTCTGTTCGTGTTCAACGCTGGCCCATATGAAGCTCTAGAGTTCGGCcacgaggaagaagaggaagcagAGTTGTACGACTGTCGATACTGCGGCAAACAATTCCGTCGACAAGCCTACCTGAGGAAGCATACGGCGGCGCACGAAATGGCGACTTCAAGCCGTCAAGTCGCGTTCGTGTGTCACCTGTGCGGTGCTCGCTTCCCGTCGGCCGACGTGCGGGACAAGCACCGCGTGTGGCACGCTATGCGGGACGAGCTCCTGGGAAGAGACGGAGGAGGTTGTGGCTTCGCGGCGGAGGGATACGGCGTCAACCGGGAGCGCGAACAGCAACTCTTCGCGTGCAAACTTTGTTCCGCCGCTTTCCTCAGCTCGCCGGGGCTCGCGAGACACGTGAGCAAGTCTCatcctggggaaaacatgcacgTCATCATGCACATGGCCGTCACGAACTAA